In Penicillium oxalicum strain HP7-1 chromosome VII, whole genome shotgun sequence, one DNA window encodes the following:
- a CDS encoding ATP-dependent DNA helicase chl1: MASDAVSRDFHHPFTPYEIQLQFMEALYGCLEDGKVGIFESPTGDDGEPDWMVEFAKKESRRTIVEKRQEFESRLARIKREEERLKQASTAQDRPRKKQRLEESDEQSNLHDDEEQYVLEDYDSESEDRKTTSQTGGLEGLSADTLALLEKFKGNFSTQRKEEDEADDAVKIFYCSRTHSQLSQFAGELRRVAFPSSIPPETEGQGTEDELSRLEEAVKHLSLGSRKNLCINPKVRALENSTAINERCLDLQQSGVAADKKCSFLPTKDDDALLLEFRDRALATVKDIEDIGKVGKDVGICPYYASRSVIKFSEVVTLPYPLLLQRSAREALNLSVKGHVVIVDEAHNLMDAIAGIHSVTVSLSQLQTAITQLTTYARKFKNRLKGKNRNYVAQVIRLVSSIARHLHDVSQQKGPTDGSIKITDLMAGKGVDQINPYKLSRYLQESKLARKVDGYVESSRESQSSKERNRSTVPVLFHIQSFLLPLMNPSEEGRLFYQKERGDVQLKYMLLDPANHFREIVEDARAVILAGGTMSPMSDYMNHLFSYLPPERLDAFSYGHVIPHSNLVAQSLTKGLMGCDFDFTFEARNSEKMIIDLGRTIATLCQIIPHGVVAFFPSYDYLSQVVSVWEKPVPNGNGSTILDFISNKKKILYEARDAAISTDNLLQEYTSAISTGQGALLLSVVGGKLSEGINFSDDLGRGVLMIGLPFPNIRSAVWQAKIKYIEEKTHKQQSGTEVEKKASAAAAGRDFYENACMRAVNQCIGRAIRHVNDYAAIVMIDRRYETPRIQNAYPFVEDPEAVSRPSPTPVAENPSILDCFVIGATKIRHHRRPRGFQRYFHARDQRSWSLSDPIRMSTELRHPNTNLSFFSSHSRGHVSAGYGRVGKHRKSPGGRGMAGGQHHHRTNLDKYHPGYFGKVGMRYFHKTQQKFWKPTINLDKLWTLVPAEKRDAYLSGEKTDTAPVIDLLPLGYSKVLGKGRLPQIPIVVRARYFSRDAEQKIKEAGGVVELVA; this comes from the exons ATGGCATCCGATGCAGTGTCACGGGATTTCCACCATCCCTTCACACCGTATGAGATTCAGCTTCAATTCATGGAGGCTCTCTATGGTTGCCTTGAAGATGGAAAGGTTGGCATCTTCGAGTCCCCCACCG gcgatgatggcgagCCAGACTGGATGGTAGAGTTTGCCAAGAAGGAATCGCGTCGGACGATTGTTGAGAAACGGCAAGAGTTCGAATCACGGTTGGCCAGGATAAAGCGTGAAGAGGAACGACTGAAGCAAGCGTCGACGGCGCAAGACCGACCCCGCAAAAAACAG CGACTCGAAGAATCGGATGAACAGTCGAATCTtcacgatgacgaggaacaGTACGTCTTGGAAGATTACGACAGCGAATCAGAAGATCGCAAGACCACGAGTCAGACAGGAGGTCTTGAGGGTCTATCGGCGGACACGCTCGCGCTGTTAGAGAAGTTTAAGGGAAACTTCTCTACTCAGcgaaaggaagaagatgaagcgGACGACGCCGTGAAGATCTTCTACTGCTCACGGACCCATTCTCAGTTGAGTCAGTTTGCGGGCGAGCTGCGTCGAGTCGCGTTCCCATCAAGCATACCACCCGAGACGGAGGGCCAGGGCACAGAGGACGAGCTGTCAAGGCTTGAGGAGGCGGTCAAACATCTCTCGCTAGGTTCCAGAAAGAACCTCTGCATTAATCCCAAGGTTCGAGCCTTGGAGAACAGCACGGCAATCAATGAGCGCTGCTTGGACCTGCAACAATCGGGCGTGGCGGCGGACAAGAAATGTTCGTTTTTGCCAACCAAGGACGACGACGCGCTGCTTCTTGAGTTCCGAGATCGTGCTCTTGCAACGGTCAAGGACATTGAGGATATCGGGAAAGTGGGCAAGGATGTTGGTATTTGCCCGTATTATGCGTCTCGGTCGGTCATCAAATTCAGCGAG GTTGTCACCCTGCCGTATCCACTCCTCCTTCAGCGGTCTGCCCGTGAAGCCTTGAATTTGTCGGTGAAAGGTCACGTCGTCATCGTTGATGAGGCACACAACTTGATGGATGCCATTGCCGGTATTCATTCGGTGACTGTGTCCTTGTCCCAGTTGCAGACGGCTATCACCCAGTTGACCACCTATGCACGGAAATTTAAAAACCGTCTCAAAGGCAAGAACCGAAATTACGTCGCCCAAGTGATTCGGCTTGTGAGCTCCATTGCCCGCCATCTCCACGATGTTTCCCAGCAAAAGGGACCCACAGACGGTTCTATCAAAATTACCGATCTCATGGCGGGAAAGGGAGTCGATCAGATCAATCCGTACAAGCTTTCTCGATATCTGCAGGAAAGTAAGCTGGCGCGAAAGGTGGATGGCTATGTCGAGTCCTCACGAGAGTCGCAAAGctcgaaagagagaaatcGTTCCACGGTGCCCGTCTTATTTCATATACAGAGCTTTCTGTTGCCTTTGATGAACCCGTCCGAAGAGGGAAGATTGTTCTATCagaaggaaaggggggaTGTGCAGCTAAAATACATGCTTCTTGATCCAGCTAACCATTTTCGAGAGATTGTGGAAGATGCGCGAGCTGTGATCTTAGCCGGTGGAACGATGTCCCCT ATGTCCGACTACATGAATCATCTGTTCTCTTACCTTCCACCGGAGCGACTCGACGCGTTCAGCTATGGTCATGTTATCCCTCATTCGAACCTGGTCGCCCAGTCCCTCACGAAGGGCTTGATGGGCTGTGACTTTGACTTCACCTTCGAGGCCCGGAACTCGGAAAAAATG ATAATTGACCTGGGACGGACAATAGCGACGCTTTGCCAAATCATTCCCCACGGTGTTGTGGCCTTCTTCCCCAGCTACGACTACCTGAGTCAAGTAGTTAGCGTTTGGGAAAAGCCTGTCCCCAACGGCAACGGCTCTACAATCCTGGACTTCATATCtaacaaaaagaagatccTCTACGAGGCCCGCGACGCCGCCATATCTACGGACAATCTCCTCCAGGAATATACCTCCGCCATCTCTACGGGTCAaggcgctcttcttctctcggTCGTTGGCGGCAAACTCTCCGAAGGCATCAACTTTTCGGACGATCTCGGACGCGGTGTTCTCATGATCGGCCTTCCGTTCCCCAATATCCGTAGTGCAGTCTGGCAAGCCAAGATCAAGTACATTGAAGAAAAGACTCACAAGCAACAATCAGGCACAGAGGTCGAGAAAAAAGCCAGTGCGGCGGCGGCTGGTCGAGATTTTTATGAGAATGCTTGTATGAGAGCTGTGAATCAGTGTATCGGGCGAGCGATCCGGCATGTGAATGATTACGCGGCTATTGTGATGATTGATCGGCGGTACGAGACGCCGAGGATTCAGA ATGCCTACCCGTTTGTCGAAGACCCGGAAGCAGTGAGTCGACCCTCTCCCACACCTGTTGCGGAAAATCCCTCGATTCTCGATTGTTTTGTGATCGGCGCAACGAAAATTCGACATCATCGGCGCCCGCGCGGATTTCAACGATATTTCCATGCCCGGGATCAACGGTCTTGGTCGCTGAGCGATCCGATTCGCATGAGCACAGAATTAAGACACCCGAATACTaacctctcttttttttcatcgcACAGCCGCGGCCATGTGTCCGCCGGTTACGGTCGTGTCGGCAAGCACCGCAAGTCCCCCGGTGGTCGCGGTATGGCCGGTGgtcagcaccaccaccgtacCAACTTGGACAAGTACCACCCCGGTTACTTCGGTAAGGTCGGTATGCGTTACTTCCACAAGACTCAGCAGAAGTTCTGGAAGCCCACCATCAACCTCGACAAG CTGTGGACTCTCGTCCCCGCCGAGAAGCGTGATGCCTACCTGAGCGGCGAGAAGACCGACACCGCCCCCGTCATCGACCTCCTGCCCCTCGGCTACTCCAAGGTCCTCGGCAAGGGCCGTCTCCCCCAGATCCCCATCGTCGTCCGTGCCCGCTACTTCAGCCGTGACGCCGagcagaagatcaaggaggcTGGTGGTGTTGTTGAGCTTGTCGCATAA
- a CDS encoding Cell cycle serine/threonine-protein kinase hsk1 produces MTTLRGAPAGVFELKRSSSGQGLHAGTPQYTIAKDDSRTNDDTSPAESELDGEEEEEEEVDETVREDMIKLKNTFPEIADRFRLINRIGEGWFSSSSECMASWRLSKKYMLTKICIKGTFSTVYKAEDLQYHYHYRKEWEIFGQAQDREAEEWDNPPNKRRKTTGDSNGRKKPRYVALKKIYVTSSPIRIQNELELLHDLRGCKSVCPLITAFRYQDQVVAVLPYFPHTDFRIQYRTFMVADMRHYLWSLLTALKSVHAHEIIHRDIKPTNFLYNPDLKEGVLVDFGLAERQGSEYSSPCLCSHQSYVRRGRILSSYFSKNPPSNGISSGYPKADSRPSRRANRAGTRGFRAPEVLLKCTSQTTKIDMWSVGVILLTLLGRRFPFFNSADDIDAMIEMASIFGTRRMKAAAAMHGQIFETNLPTIGEKGYSWEKLVKWSSCVEDLTESESQATRLLSGLMELDPSKRLSAEEALEHEFFTEPILHDVEWGGHPEENSFDEEDEMDEEAAAAAEEVDELEMLLNPEMYDK; encoded by the exons ATGACCACTCTCCGCGGGGCCCCCGCGGGAGTCTTTGAGCTAAAGCGCAGTAGTTCCGGACAAGGACTCCACGCAGGCACACCTCAATACACAATCGCAAAAGACGACAGCAGAACCAATGATGACACATCACCGGCGGAGAGTGAACttgatggggaagaggaggaagaggaagaggtcgaCGAAACAGTGCGCGAGGACATGATTAAATTGAAGAACACATTTCCCGAAATCGCGGATCGATTTCGATTGATCAACCGAATTGGAGAAGGTTGGttctcttccagctccgAGTGCATGGCTTCTTGGAGATTGTCCAAAAAATATATGCTCACAAAAATTTGCATCAAAGGGACCTTTTCGACCGTCTACAAGGCCGAGGATTTACAATATCATTATCACTACCGAAAAGAATGGGAAATCTTTGGCCAAGCGCAGGACCGGGAGGCTGAAGAATGGGACAATCCACCAAATAAGCGACGAAAGACGACCGGTGACTCCAACGGACGAAAGAAGCCTCGGTACGTTgcgctgaagaagatctaCGTCACGAGTAGTCCCATTCGCATTCAGAACGAGTTGGAACTTCTTCACGACCTACGAGGATGCAAGTCTGTTTGCCCTCTGATCACAGCCTTCCGATACCAAGATCAGGTGGTGGCGGTCTTACCGTACTTTCCCCATACGGACTTCCGCATTCAATATCGCACTTTTATGGTCGCCGACATGCGGCACTATTTATGGTCACTGTTGACGGCGTTGAAATCGGTACACGCGCATGAAATTATCCACCGAGATATCAAACCAAC TAATTTCCTTTACAATCCGGACTTGAAAGAGGGTGTTCTGGTTGACTTTGGTCTTGCCGAG CGCCAAGGCTCCGAATACAGCAGCCCCTGTCTTTGTTCCCATCAAAGCTACGTCCGTCGTGGTCGAATACTGTCCAGTTATTTCTCCAAAAACCCACCATCGAACGGTATCTCCAGCGGATATCCAAAAGCAGATTCTCGACCGTCGCGGCGAGCAAACCGTGCTGGCACGCGAGGGTTCCGGGCCCCCGAAGTGCTGCTCAAGTGCACATCTCAGACTACCAAGATTGACATGTGGTCCGTCGGAGTGATCCTTCTCACCCTGCTGGGGCGACGattccccttcttcaactcggcCGATGATATCGACGCGATGATTGAAATGGCCAGTATATTTGGCACACGACGGATGAAGGCGGCCGCCGCGATGCACGGGCAAATATTCGAGACGAACCTACCGACGATTGGAGAGAAAGGGTACAGCTGGGAAAAACTGGTGAAATGGTCCAGTTGCGTGGAAGATTTAACAGAGAGCGAGTCTCAGGCGACGCGCCTGCTTTCGGGACTCATGGAGCTGGACCCATCCAAGCGCCTGAGCGCGGAGGAAGCGCTCGAGCATGAGTTCTTTACCGAGCCTATCCTTCATGACGTGGAATGGGGGGGCCATCCAGAGGAGAACAGTttcgacgaggaagacgaaatggatgaagaagcagcTGCGGCGGCAGAAGAGGTGGACGAGCTCGAGATGCTCCTCAATCCTGAAATGTATGATAAATGA
- a CDS encoding Condensin complex subunit 1 gives MEDRIQFDINESLKYYLSDPASIPTPDADPELLDCESDPNQLSTTLVDSVLNPIVDAVAENPEGLTRSSFFDSLQFLLKYPSFLPAKSLSKVLDLIVSGLSVEAEIIHSDLESDEQDAIQHHKQLLEMYGFLLQWALSAVEVKAAEKPAESAPVRSRGPKSKSKSTKDGQWDWVPQIQISMETMCKVMKLKLGRIFLTTSDRDTFITLFTRTIYLILESEQRVKSMVIRMHAFKVLCIAVKHHGHAFGAQTSIVQSLTYFEHLSEPMAEFLHILAEQYDYPQLSDEILKELGNKEFNSNDTRGPKSVSAFIIKLSELAPRLIIKQMTLLAKQLDSEAYTLRCAVIEVCGNLISDLSRQEEPSENSKTQINAFFDVLEERFLDINPYCRSRAIQVLMRICDLEQKFPKRRQAAAQLAARSLEDKSSNVRRNAIKLLSKLVATHPFSVMHGGQLSHKEWSERLDGVDQELNSLRPAETPGFDGEATQVDPELLDDATQLPDESPSKAPRMSEEQKAEAMRKAAEQAATSELLTRLQLTRKYYNEAIRFIEVLHSASTIVSQLLSSRNKSEVIEAMDFFVMLDAYKVETARSGIRRMLRLIWTKGNSDEGKGVQTHLIDCYKGLFFDAPDSFSPNDAANYIARNMISLTFGATPAELTCLEQLLSTMMKAGHISEAVIAKLWQVYSVTRKEISKTQRRGSIIVLGMLALADPEVVVKEIDAMLRIGLGSLGRSDLVLAKYTCIALRRMVPGRQAKAKDVVSVPKLANDHSVLVRLAAILEIVSESKEWYGVAEQAISAIYALSKHPDVLCSDILRRKTRFVFQPQSERSSSPHSTINGEDQRHGTIEPSEESAPRSKPSSAALSQLLYVVGHIAIKQIVHLELCELDFKRRKAEQEKTKTAEATAAKDGDAEADELDLIGGTTEDDFQDAMAHIRERELLYGENSLLAKFGPLVEEICANNNAYPDCDLQASATLCMAKLMCVSSEYCEKNLPLLITIMERSEDPIVRSNAVIALGDMAVSFNHLIDENTDFLYRRLNDDDASVKRTCLMTLTFLILAGQVKVKGQLGEMAKCLEDEDKKIADLARMFFTELATKDNAVYNHFVDMFSLLSAERNLEEASLRRIVKFLIGFVEKEKHARQLSEKLAARLPRCETERQWNDVAYALSLLPHKNEEIAKVVAAGFNKVTTNSNSATSAPSSTPASTAPVSASA, from the exons ATGGAGGATAGAATACAGTTCGACATCAACGAATCGCTCAAGTACTACTTGAGTGATCCAGCATCTATCCCTACTCCCGATGCAGACCCAGAACTGTTGGACTGCGAGTCCGACCCAAATCAGCTATCAACAACGCTTGTGGACAGTGTTCTGAACCCGATCGTGGATGCGGTCGCCGAGAACCCAGAAGGACTCACGAGATCATCATTCTTCGACTCACTACAATTTTTACTCAA ATACCCGAGCTTCCTTCCCGCAAAATCTCTCAGCAAAGTTCTCGACTTGATCGTTTCTGGACTGTCGGTCGAAGCCGAGATAATTCACAGTGATCTCGAGTCCGATGAGCAAGATGCGATTCAACATCACAAGCAACTTTTGGAGATGTATGGGTTCTTGCTTCAGTGGGCTCTGTCTGCCGTGGAGGTGAAGGCAGCAGAGAAGCCCGCCGAGTCTGCACCTGTTCGCAGCCGCGGTcccaagtccaagtccaAATCGACCAAAGATGGCCAGTGGGACTGGGTACCGCAGATTCAGATCTCCATGGAGACCATGTGCAAGGTGATGAAGCTCAAGCTCGGTCGCATATTCCTAACAACTTCAGATCGCGACACTTTTATTACATTGTTCACTCGCACGATTTACCTCATACTGGAGAGCGAGCAACGGGTGAAGAGCATGGTGATTCGCATGCACGCTTTCAAAGTCTTGTGTATCGCGGTCAAGCATCATGGTCATGCCTTTG GCGCGCAAACCTCCATTGTACAGAGTCTCACATACTTTGAGCATCTTTCTGAACCGATGGCCGAGTTCCTCCACATTCTCGCAGAGCAATACGATTATCCACAGCTTTCAGATGAGATTTTAAA GGAGTTGGGAAATAAAGAGTTCAACTCTAACGATACGCGAGGACCAAAGTCCGTCTCTGCCTTCATCATCAAACTGTCCGAGCTCGCCCCGCGGTTGATCATCAAGCAAATGACCCTTCTCGCAAAACAGCTGGACAGTGAG GCCTACACGCTCCGCTGCGCCGTCATTGAGGTCTGTGGAAACCTAATCTCCGATTTGAGCCGGCAAGAAGAACCCAGCGAGAACTCCAAGACACAAATCAACGCATTCTTCGACGTACTGGAAGAGCGCTTCCTTGATATCAACCCGTACTGCCGAAGCCGAGCAATTCAAGTCCTCATGCGGATCTGCGATTTGGAGCAGAAGTTCCCGAAACGCCGACAAGCCGCTGCGCAGCTGGCTGCGAGAAGTTTGGAGGACAAGAGTAGCAACGTTCGTCGAAATGCAATCAAGTTGCTGTCGAAATTGGTTGCAACACATCCCTTCAGCGTTATGCATGGTGGCCAACTCTCCCACAAGGAGTGGTCCGAGAGGTTGGATGGTGTCGACCAGGAGCTGAATTCTTTGCGCCCTGCAGAGACTCCTGGGTTTGACGGCGAGGCTACCCAAGTCGACCCTGAGCTCCTGGATGATGCTACTCAATTGCCTGATGAGTCCCCCTCCAAGGCACCGCGGATGTCAGAGGAGCAAAAGGCGGAGGCGATGCGCAAAGCCGCTGAACAGGCTGCTACGTCCGAGTTGCTCACGCGGCTGCAATTGACGAGGAAATACTACAACGAGGCCATTCGGTTCATTGAGGTCCTGCACTCTGCATCGACTATCGTATCTCAGTTGTTGTCGTCACGAAACAAGAGTgaggtcatcgaggccatggACTTTTTCGTGATGCTTGACGCGTACAAGGTTGAAACAGCTCGCAGCGGAATTCGCCGCATGCTGCGACTCATCTGGACCAAGGGCAACAGTGACGAAGGCAAGGGTGTCCAAACTCACTTGATTGATTGTTACAAgggtctcttcttcgacgCTCCGGATTCTTTCAGCCCGAACGATGCGGCCAATTACATTGCCCGTAACATGATCAGCTTGACTTTTGGGGCGACTCCGGCCGAGCTGACCTGTCTCGAGCAACTTCTCAGCACCATGATGAAAGCTGGACATATCTCGGAGGCCGTCATTGCGAAGCTATGGCAGGTCTACAGTGTCACCAGGAAAGAAATCTCCAAGACTCAGCGCCGAGGCTCTATCATTGTTCTGGGTATGTTGGCGTTGGCAGATCCCGAGGTTGTTGTCAAGGAGATCGATGCGATGCTGCGCATTGGTCTTGGTTCTTTGGGGCGATCAGATCTTGTGCTCGCCAAATACACATGCATTGCCCTCCGACGCATGGTCCCCGGACGCCAGGCGAAGGCTAAGGATGTTGTGAGTGTGCCTAAGCTCGCCAATGATCACTCGGTTCTCGTCAGGCTGGCGGCGATTCTGGAGATCGTTTCGGAGAGCAAGGAATGGTATGGTGTGGCTGAGCAGGCAATCAGCGCCATCTACGCGTTGTCTAAGCACCCGGATGTTCTCTGCTCTGACATTCTCCGTCGCAAGACACGCTTCGTCTTCCAACCTCAGTCTGAACGCTCGTCCTCACCCCACTCCACAATCAACGGCGAAGACCAAAGGCATGGAACAATTGAGCCCAGTGAAGAATCAGCACCTAGATCGAAGCCCTCGTCGGCAGCTCTGTCGCAACTGTTGTACGTTGTAGGTCACATTGCGATCAAGCAGATCGTGCACCTGGAGTTGTGTGAGCTGGACTTTAAGCGACGCAAGGCTGAGCAAGAAAAGACTAAGACCGCTGAGGCTACCGCGGCCAAAGATGGTGATGCCGAGGCCGATGAGCTTGATCTCATTGGAGGAACCACCGAGGATGACTTTCAGGACGCAATGGCTCACATCCGAGAGCGAGAACTTCTGTATGGGGAGAACTCCCTGTTGGCCAAGTTTGGCCCGCTCGTTGAGGAAATTTGCGCAAACAACAATGCCTACCCCGACTGTGACCTCCAAGCGTCCGCAACGCTCTGCATGGCGAAGCTCATGTGCGTGTCGTCCGAATATTGTGAGAAGAACCTACCACTTCTGATCACCATCATGGAGCGTTCGGAAGACCCAATTGTCCGCAGCAATGCTGTCATCGCTCTCGGCGATATGGCTGTCTCCTTCAATCACTTGATTGATGAGAACACAGACTTTTTGTATCGTCGTCTGAATGACGACGATGCTTCCGTGAAGCGCACGTGTCTCATGACATTGACATTCCTTATTCTTGCTGGTCAAGTCAAGGTCAAGGGTCAGCTCGGGGAGATGGCCAAGTGCTTAGAAgacgaggacaagaagattGCCGACCTGGCTCGCATGTTCTTCACTGAGCTGGCCACCAAGGACAATGCCGTGTACAATCACTTTGTCGACATGTTCAGTCTGCTTAGTGCGGAACGGAATTTGGAAGAGGCGTCCTTGCGTCGGATTGTCAAGTTCCTCATCGGATTTGTTGAAAAG GAAAAACACGCTCGTCAACTCTCCGAAAAACTCGCCGCTCGTCTGCCCCGTTGCGAGACGGAGCGTCAATGGAACGACGTCGCATATGCTTTGTCTTTGCTCCCGCATAAGAACGAGGAGATCGCCAAGGTTGTTGCTGCGGGTTTCAATAAGGTCACTACAAACTCCAATTCTGCTACCAGTGCCCCTTCAAGTACGCCGGCAAGCACAGCACCGGTCAGTGCGTCAGCATAG
- a CDS encoding Oxysterol-binding protein-like protein 1, whose amino-acid sequence MSATAVPEKTPDDSSKLKTFLSILRKFVGVADIASVRFSLPAQLLEPRPNLEYWNYLDRPETFASIGKSDDELGRMLEVLRFWFTKDLKYVKGKPCKPYNSTLGEFFRCHWEVQDHVPEEANLPGVPATANGTSVQDGDDKVKICYLTEQTSHHPPVSAFYIDCPERGVSARGFDQISAKFTGTSIRVSPGQHNLGIFLNLEKRDNEEYQLTHPDVHLGGLLRGALAITVSDTCFVTCRKTRIKAILQYLEEGWIGKAQHKLEGVIFRYDPENDNITRLKDVPERDVLARVSGSWHGKVHYTPAGSKEPRLLIDVTSLYPVEKAIPPPEQQLPNESLKFWGQVTNAIVGKQFTEATRLKQEIEERQRQKAAERKEKNEEWKPRFFVGATDPLGKPELTEEGEKALQGIRTGNYTLDENKVLGA is encoded by the exons ATGTCCGCCACCGCTGTACCGGAGAAGACTCCTGATGACTCTTCCAAGTTGAAGActttcctctccatcctGCGAAA GTTCGTGGGCGTCGCAGATATCGCTTCGGTGCGCTTCTCGTTGCCAGCTCAACTCCTGGAACCCCGACCGAATTTGG AATACTGGAACTATCTGGACCGGCCAGAGACGTTTGCCAG TATCGGCAAATCGGACGATGAACTGGGTCGGATGCTGGAAGTGTTGAGGTTTTGGTTTACCAAGGATCTG AAATATGTCAAGGGAAAGCCATGCAAGCCATACAACTCCACGTTGGGCGAGTTCTTCCGA TGCCACTGGGAAGTTCAGGACCATGTCCCCGAAGAGGCCAACCTCCCCGGAGTACCGGCTACCGCGAACGGCACGAGTGTCCAGGATGGTGACGACAAGGTCAAAATTTGCTACTTGACGGAACAGACTTCGCATCATCCCCCCGTTTCGGCCTTTTACATTGACTGCCCCGAGCGCGGGGTCTCGGCACGTGGGTTTGATCAGATCAGCGCCAAATTCACCGGTACCAGCATTCGTGTCAGTCCCGGACAGCACAATCTCGGCATCTTCCTCAACCTCGAAAAGCGCGATAACGAGGAATACCAATTAACACACCCAGACGTCCATCTCGGCGGTCTGTTGCGCGGTGCCCTCGCCATCACCGTCTCGGATACATGCTTCGTAACCTGCCGCAAGACGCGCATCAAAGCCATCCTGCAATATCTGGAAGAGGGTTGGATCGGCAAAGCTCAGCATAAACTCGAGGGCGTCATTTTCCGCTACGATCCCGAGAACGACAATATCACACGGCTGAAAGATGTTCCCGAACGGGACGTGCTTGCGCGAGTCAGCGGGTCCTGGCACGGCAAGGTTCACTACACCCCCGCGGGTTCAAAGGAACCTCGCCTCCTGATTGATGTCACGTCCCTGTACCCCGTGGAGAAAGCCATTCCTCCCCCAGAGCAACAATTGCCCAACGAATCCCTCAAGTTCTGGGGCCAAGTCACCAACGCGATCGTCGGCAAGCAGTTCACCGAAGCCACTCGACTCAagcaggagattgaagagcGACAGCGGCAAAAGGCCGCCGAACGCAAGGAAAAGAACGAAGAGTGGAAGCCACGCTTCTTCGTCGGTGCTACCGACCCGCTGGGCAAGCCGGAATTGaccgaggaaggagaaaaggcTCTCCAGGGCATTCGCACGGGTAACTACACGCTGGACGAGAACAAAGTGCTGGGCGCATAG